One window of the Acidobacteriota bacterium genome contains the following:
- a CDS encoding hemerythrin domain-containing protein produces MKRHPCLQPFSRDHHQALVQARILILASAESDDLTKIAANFARYWQNDLETHFSQEEQFVLPLLSPDNADRQETLRQHAVIRQLIDELRSRMTSQERIEAGLLQTLGDALRHHIRFEENDLFPAIEASATEAKLRRMNELIESERSRTGRSGCELSPKLRTMEVRE; encoded by the coding sequence ATGAAACGCCATCCGTGTCTTCAACCCTTTTCGCGCGACCATCATCAGGCGTTGGTTCAGGCCAGAATTCTGATTCTGGCCTCTGCCGAATCTGATGATCTGACAAAGATCGCCGCAAATTTCGCAAGGTACTGGCAAAACGATTTGGAAACGCATTTTTCACAAGAAGAGCAATTCGTGTTGCCATTGTTGTCGCCCGACAACGCCGACAGGCAAGAGACGTTGCGCCAGCACGCCGTCATCCGGCAATTGATTGATGAATTACGTTCCCGGATGACATCGCAAGAGCGAATCGAAGCCGGGTTGCTTCAGACCCTGGGAGACGCCTTACGCCATCACATACGGTTTGAAGAAAACGATTTATTTCCCGCCATCGAAGCTTCGGCGACGGAAGCGAAACTGCGTCGCATGAACGAACTGATTGAATCAGAACGATCCCGAACCGGGCGCAGTGGTTGTGAACTGTCGCCGAAATTGAGAACGATGGAGGTTCGAGAATGA
- a CDS encoding winged helix-turn-helix transcriptional regulator, whose protein sequence is MDKKKRQTMSLDALQLVAARFKVLSDPMRLRILQFLESGETSVSALAKAVESTQPNVSKHLKTMQDAGLLARRQEGNTVYYSIADPTVFDLCDVVCSSLAERFAAHASAFSNGTARSTVKRKG, encoded by the coding sequence ATGGATAAGAAAAAACGTCAGACCATGTCATTGGACGCGTTGCAATTGGTGGCGGCGAGATTCAAGGTGCTGTCCGATCCGATGCGGTTGCGAATCTTGCAGTTTTTGGAAAGCGGGGAAACCAGTGTTTCAGCTTTGGCGAAAGCCGTCGAATCCACGCAACCCAACGTCAGCAAGCATTTGAAAACGATGCAGGATGCAGGGCTGCTGGCTCGGCGACAGGAAGGCAATACGGTTTATTACTCGATTGCCGATCCAACCGTGTTTGATTTGTGTGATGTGGTATGTTCCAGCCTGGCCGAGCGTTTCGCCGCACATGCCAGCGCGTTTTCCAATGGCACGGCAAGATCAACAGTGAAAAGGAAAGGGTAG
- a CDS encoding alginate export family protein: MNSRKTRSIVIFAIVISLTLCVSAQSTQTASTTPTPTPTPTANNAPAPIKVGKLTLSGNLRLRFENWDWFETNAAENNYNFGAATLRLSLSQQSEKFEWQVEGAFPILIGLPDNAIAPAPQGQLGLGASYFAANGRQDGSAFIKQAFIRFKGLGKDKASSLKLGRFEFNDGTEITPADASLATIKRDHIAQRLIGTFGFTHIGRSFDGLHFSRTSKLGNFTFVGVRPTEGVFQLRGWNELDVDFYYGAFTKPIKWKTSESDLRVFVLHYHDGRRVLKTDNRLAALRAADNEKIRLTTVGGHYIGVTKAGSGKADLLLWAAGQFGEWGNLDHRAAAIAGEAGYQFGGNKTADKIKPWIRAGYFRSTGDKDPNDGTHGTFFQVVPTPRIYARFPFFNAMNNEDAFLQLRLKPQSRLALRTDVHYLRLSNQHDLWFVGGGAFQPKSFGYVGRTSNGKKTLGTLVDVSADFTVTPTAMLTLYLAGVRGGDVVKSIYRVGGNARFAYLELTKRF, from the coding sequence ATGAATTCGCGAAAGACCCGGTCAATCGTCATCTTCGCCATTGTCATTTCTTTGACGCTTTGCGTCAGCGCGCAATCCACGCAAACTGCTTCCACAACGCCAACCCCGACTCCAACGCCCACCGCAAATAATGCGCCTGCGCCAATCAAAGTTGGCAAGCTGACATTGTCAGGAAATTTGCGGTTGCGGTTTGAAAATTGGGATTGGTTTGAAACCAACGCGGCGGAAAATAACTACAACTTCGGCGCAGCCACCCTACGCTTATCCCTGAGCCAGCAATCGGAAAAATTTGAATGGCAAGTCGAAGGCGCATTCCCCATCTTGATCGGATTGCCGGATAACGCCATCGCGCCTGCTCCGCAAGGGCAATTGGGACTGGGCGCGAGTTACTTTGCGGCCAACGGTCGACAAGATGGCAGCGCGTTTATCAAACAGGCCTTCATTCGCTTCAAAGGATTGGGCAAGGACAAAGCCAGCAGCCTGAAACTGGGCCGATTTGAATTCAACGATGGCACTGAAATCACGCCTGCGGATGCGTCGCTGGCGACGATCAAACGCGATCACATCGCGCAACGATTGATCGGCACATTTGGCTTCACACACATCGGACGCAGTTTTGATGGCCTGCACTTTTCGCGCACGTCGAAACTCGGCAATTTCACGTTTGTTGGCGTTCGTCCAACCGAAGGCGTGTTTCAACTGCGCGGCTGGAACGAACTGGATGTGGATTTTTACTACGGAGCATTCACCAAACCGATCAAATGGAAGACTTCGGAAAGCGATCTGCGTGTGTTTGTGTTGCATTATCATGATGGGCGGCGCGTACTGAAAACCGACAATCGTTTGGCTGCATTGCGTGCGGCTGACAACGAAAAGATTCGATTGACAACGGTTGGCGGACATTACATTGGCGTGACGAAAGCCGGTTCAGGCAAAGCGGATTTGTTGTTATGGGCAGCCGGGCAGTTTGGCGAATGGGGCAACCTGGATCATCGTGCCGCCGCCATTGCCGGTGAAGCCGGATATCAATTCGGGGGCAACAAAACTGCGGATAAAATCAAACCCTGGATTCGTGCCGGTTACTTTCGCAGCACAGGGGATAAGGACCCGAATGATGGAACGCACGGAACCTTTTTTCAGGTTGTGCCGACGCCACGTATTTACGCGCGCTTTCCGTTTTTCAATGCAATGAACAACGAGGACGCATTTCTGCAATTGCGATTGAAACCGCAATCAAGGCTGGCACTGCGAACGGATGTTCACTATCTGCGACTGAGCAATCAACACGATCTGTGGTTTGTCGGCGGCGGAGCCTTTCAACCCAAGAGTTTCGGTTACGTTGGCCGGACATCAAATGGCAAAAAGACGCTTGGAACCCTGGTGGATGTAAGTGCGGATTTTACAGTAACGCCGACGGCGATGCTGACGCTTTACCTGGCTGGAGTTCGCGGCGGCGATGTCGTCAAAAGCATTTACCGCGTTGGCGGAAATGCACGATTCGCTTATCTGGAACTGACCAAACGGTTTTAA
- a CDS encoding NarK/NasA family nitrate transporter, whose product MNTSINSPATNSSGNNLQLMLATGAFAICFAVFGSVSAMMPILKKALTLNPVQVSIALAIPVLLGSLGRIPLGMLTDRFGGRLIFSIVMVCSIVPAFLMGFVTAYWQLVACGLFIGIALASFSVGVGFVSGWFPPERQGFALGVYGAGNVGQSLAAFGSPVLAAALGFKWGFWTFGVLLLIWLAIFWLKAENAPNRAPVKSFGQILQPLKDSKSWTLSLYYFLTFGGFVAMAIYLPVFLTDLYKLTPGDAGARTAGFVLLATAMRPVGGILADRVGGRKILLWVFPSTAAMAIFLACPSIITFTIGALGMAAAIGLGNGAVFKLVPQYFPSSVGAVTGLVGAAGGLGGFFPPLVLGAIRQSTGTFTFGFILLSIFSLICLAVVFKSGSTATPKGQFASHGAAA is encoded by the coding sequence ATGAACACGTCCATCAATTCACCTGCAACGAATTCGTCTGGAAATAATTTGCAACTGATGCTGGCCACAGGCGCGTTTGCCATCTGTTTCGCCGTGTTCGGCTCGGTTTCGGCCATGATGCCCATTCTGAAAAAAGCGCTGACACTCAATCCGGTGCAAGTCAGCATTGCCTTGGCGATTCCGGTTCTGTTGGGAAGTTTGGGGCGAATTCCCCTGGGAATGCTGACGGATCGGTTTGGGGGACGGCTGATTTTTTCCATTGTCATGGTGTGTTCAATTGTCCCGGCGTTTCTGATGGGGTTTGTCACGGCGTACTGGCAACTGGTGGCATGTGGTTTGTTTATCGGCATTGCGCTGGCCAGTTTTTCGGTGGGCGTTGGATTTGTCAGCGGCTGGTTCCCACCCGAACGGCAGGGATTTGCGTTGGGCGTTTATGGCGCGGGCAATGTTGGGCAATCGCTGGCAGCGTTCGGGTCGCCTGTCTTGGCCGCCGCGCTTGGGTTCAAGTGGGGATTTTGGACGTTTGGCGTTTTGTTGCTGATCTGGCTGGCGATTTTCTGGCTCAAGGCTGAAAACGCTCCGAACCGTGCGCCGGTCAAATCGTTCGGCCAAATCCTGCAGCCGTTGAAAGACAGCAAAAGCTGGACATTGAGCCTGTATTACTTTCTGACCTTCGGCGGATTTGTGGCGATGGCGATTTATCTGCCGGTCTTTTTAACAGACCTTTACAAACTAACGCCGGGCGACGCTGGCGCAAGAACCGCCGGGTTTGTTTTGCTGGCAACAGCCATGCGTCCCGTGGGAGGCATCCTGGCGGATCGCGTCGGTGGACGAAAAATTCTGCTTTGGGTGTTCCCATCCACCGCGGCCATGGCAATTTTCCTGGCTTGCCCGTCCATCATTACCTTCACGATTGGCGCGCTGGGAATGGCGGCGGCGATTGGATTGGGCAACGGCGCTGTATTCAAACTGGTGCCGCAATACTTTCCCAGTTCGGTTGGCGCGGTTACAGGCTTGGTCGGCGCAGCCGGAGGATTGGGAGGATTCTTTCCGCCGCTGGTGTTGGGCGCCATCCGCCAATCCACCGGGACATTTACGTTCGGTTTCATCCTGCTCAGCATCTTTTCGCTGATCTGCCTTGCAGTGGTTTTCAAATCAGGTTCGACAGCGACTCCGAAAGGGCAATTCGCCTCGCACGGCGCTGCTGCTTGA
- a CDS encoding Rieske 2Fe-2S domain-containing protein, with protein sequence MPNREQITIAPNGQPPERQPQWRQDFPIDWPEDHYVARRDFTKFMVLTSFAFVAGQAWIVVQNFLRQRRGQPALRQIATTRQLIVGQSLAFNYPAEHDTCLLVRTGEHNFVAFDQRCTHLSCAVVPEPEKKRFLCPCHNGSFDLETGKPLAGPPRRPLARIKLEIINDAIYAAGVEVGTA encoded by the coding sequence ATGCCCAATCGCGAACAGATCACAATCGCTCCCAACGGCCAGCCGCCGGAACGGCAACCGCAATGGCGGCAGGATTTTCCCATTGACTGGCCGGAAGATCATTACGTCGCGCGCCGCGATTTCACCAAATTCATGGTGCTGACCAGTTTTGCTTTTGTGGCTGGCCAGGCGTGGATTGTCGTGCAGAACTTTTTGCGCCAACGGCGCGGACAACCGGCTTTGCGGCAAATTGCAACCACGCGGCAACTGATTGTCGGGCAATCCTTGGCGTTCAATTATCCGGCGGAACACGACACCTGCTTGCTGGTCAGGACAGGAGAACACAATTTTGTCGCGTTCGATCAGCGCTGCACGCATTTGTCCTGCGCGGTCGTGCCCGAACCGGAAAAGAAGCGGTTTCTGTGTCCTTGTCACAACGGATCGTTTGATTTGGAAACAGGGAAGCCATTGGCCGGGCCTCCGCGTAGACCACTGGCGCGCATCAAGCTGGAAATCATCAATGATGCCATTTACGCCGCGGGGGTGGAGGTTGGCACAGCCTGA
- a CDS encoding cytochrome ubiquinol oxidase subunit I: MNYPFWDVPHIGSVWVIGGIAIFHVLISHFAVGGGLYLPMAEAKALREGRTDWLETLQKHSKFFLVLTGVFGAVSGVGIWFSIGLANPEATSTLIHNFVFGWAIEWVFFFIELTTAAVYYYTWNRIPEKLHLKIGWLYAGSSLLTLVIINGILTFMLTPGGTWLSVAGSGNEASVFWNAFFNPTYWPSLFLRMLVCVSLAGIYALITASRIDGYEFPQLKTSLVRWSAKWLFPSFVLMPLFFLWYLLSVPAASRQLLSLGVSTIGQGVFTQVTRAALVTVMTSATILAVVYNVAWKNARNLSLGWALSVLGLALAATAATEQAREMLRKPYVIGEHMYSNGVRKSEVAKFNAQGYLTNSSWIKVHPPAEATMQPASTGDTSSPTSDKIAIGKLMFRGQCMACHTVDGYRPMNRLLLGRDRTSIMNLLKTLHDYKDDSPYRAYMPPLVGTQPEIESLADYLHLVATSRTSPANSPSLAHAPSQNQERKQ; encoded by the coding sequence ATGAATTATCCATTTTGGGATGTACCGCATATCGGCAGCGTCTGGGTCATTGGCGGAATTGCCATCTTTCACGTATTGATTTCGCATTTCGCGGTCGGCGGCGGTTTGTATTTGCCGATGGCCGAAGCCAAAGCCTTGCGCGAAGGTCGCACAGATTGGCTTGAAACACTGCAAAAACATTCAAAGTTCTTTCTGGTGCTGACCGGCGTTTTTGGCGCTGTGTCAGGCGTCGGCATTTGGTTTTCCATCGGCCTGGCGAATCCCGAAGCGACCAGCACGCTCATTCACAATTTTGTTTTCGGCTGGGCGATTGAGTGGGTGTTCTTTTTTATCGAACTGACGACGGCGGCGGTGTATTACTACACGTGGAACCGCATTCCTGAAAAACTGCATTTGAAAATTGGTTGGCTGTATGCGGGTTCGTCGCTGCTGACACTGGTTATCATCAACGGCATTCTGACGTTTATGTTGACGCCGGGCGGCACCTGGTTGAGCGTCGCCGGTTCGGGCAACGAAGCATCAGTCTTTTGGAACGCGTTCTTCAACCCAACCTACTGGCCGAGTTTGTTTCTGCGCATGCTGGTTTGCGTTTCGCTCGCGGGCATTTACGCGCTGATCACGGCCAGCCGAATTGACGGGTACGAATTTCCGCAACTCAAAACCAGTTTGGTGCGCTGGTCGGCGAAATGGCTGTTTCCATCGTTCGTGCTGATGCCGTTGTTTTTCCTGTGGTATCTGCTGAGCGTGCCCGCGGCTTCGCGGCAGTTGTTGAGTCTGGGCGTTTCGACAATCGGCCAGGGCGTATTTACGCAGGTAACGCGCGCCGCGCTGGTGACAGTGATGACTTCGGCGACGATTCTGGCCGTGGTGTATAACGTCGCCTGGAAGAATGCCCGCAACTTGAGTTTAGGCTGGGCGCTGTCGGTATTGGGGTTGGCATTGGCTGCGACTGCGGCGACCGAACAGGCGCGCGAAATGTTGCGCAAACCCTACGTCATCGGCGAACACATGTACTCAAACGGCGTGCGCAAAAGCGAAGTCGCCAAATTCAACGCGCAAGGGTATCTGACCAATTCTTCGTGGATAAAAGTACATCCACCGGCGGAAGCGACTATGCAACCGGCAAGCACTGGCGACACTTCGTCACCGACATCGGATAAAATTGCCATCGGCAAACTGATGTTTCGCGGACAATGCATGGCTTGCCATACAGTGGACGGGTACCGTCCGATGAACCGGCTTTTGCTGGGGCGAGATCGCACTTCGATTATGAATCTGTTGAAAACTTTGCACGATTACAAAGACGATTCGCCCTATCGCGCCTATATGCCGCCGCTGGTTGGCACACAACCTGAAATCGAATCGCTGGCCGATTATTTGCACTTGGTTGCCACAAGTCGGACAAGCCCTGCAAACTCGCCGAGTTTGGCGCACGCGCCAAGCCAGAACCAGGAGAGGAAACAATAA
- a CDS encoding 4Fe-4S binding protein, whose amino-acid sequence MAVSAQMEFFIDPNRCIGCQSCVQACSECDTHKGHPMIHLEYVDRAHSVQTAPVVCMHCDQPTCAEVCPADAIKRTEDGVMQTARKPRCIACNNCVLACPFGVPKMQTEFNLMMKCDMCYDRTSAGKKPMCATVCPSGALFFGTREEIEHLRPRSTPVNQFQFGRQIISTKVNLMTPTVAHAEYVDVTAAMNEQSIGKEITFTIFDAMNNPGD is encoded by the coding sequence ATGGCTGTCTCAGCTCAAATGGAATTTTTCATTGACCCGAATCGCTGCATCGGCTGCCAGTCCTGTGTGCAGGCATGCAGCGAATGCGATACGCACAAAGGACACCCCATGATCCACCTGGAATATGTGGATCGAGCGCATTCGGTGCAAACTGCGCCAGTCGTCTGCATGCATTGCGACCAACCGACCTGCGCCGAAGTTTGCCCGGCGGATGCTATCAAACGCACCGAAGACGGCGTGATGCAAACCGCGCGTAAACCGCGTTGCATCGCGTGCAATAACTGTGTGCTGGCGTGTCCGTTCGGCGTGCCGAAGATGCAAACCGAATTCAATCTGATGATGAAATGCGACATGTGTTACGACCGCACTTCGGCGGGGAAAAAGCCCATGTGCGCAACGGTTTGTCCCAGCGGAGCGCTGTTTTTCGGCACACGCGAAGAAATCGAACATTTGCGTCCGCGCTCGACGCCGGTCAATCAGTTTCAATTTGGGCGACAAATCATTTCCACAAAGGTCAACTTGATGACGCCCACTGTCGCGCACGCCGAATACGTGGATGTGACAGCGGCGATGAATGAACAGTCCATCGGCAAGGAAATTACCTTCACGATTTTTGACGCGATGAATAACCCGGGAGATTGA